In the genome of Sorangium aterium, one region contains:
- a CDS encoding DNRLRE domain-containing protein gives MGGVLFSATATGSACSSSSPEEELHGTAKLAAGTEEPTCVTIQRGTLGAVEDATIWETFPTWSDSTVLIRTGTLTGFGVRHAVLRFDLSPLPPAAQVASATLRLRQIYRDDTSSSTINIHRILSPWTEPTVTWQSLANGTDFDPAIAASFQSLPGAGMRSANLTALTAAWLAGTTPNHGVLLEEAPVLTTSFRSSEDPNASERPSLEVCYTTAPTCTGTLDDGDACTTDTCDPVLGILHTPISTDDSDPSTIDTCDPATGAISHVACPALDPTVATRLIDVVGCIHQGSNAPQTGVTATFDPVSVSVVKGKVATQAGVPIPGVKVSVLHHSPDDPESYGQVLTRADGAFDLVVQGGQSLTLSYEKPGYLPVQRQVSARWQQWSDAPDVVMIERDPAVTPVALGAQAAQMQVARGSVQADESGTRQATLLFPPNTTGTMTVPDPNGPPGATMTVPLPSEVHVRATEYTVGPNGPEAMPGTLPPTSAYTYAVELGLDEAVAAGATDVQFSQPIPFYVDNFLSFPVGTAVPIGYYDARKGAWVPSDNGRVIEIVSVSGGIASVDVDGDGAADSGAALTELGITSQELEQLGGLYTPGASLWRSLVNHFTPWDCNWPYGPDPDAPPAPPPPPPPPPPPPPDDPCKEPGSIIECESQILGEKLPVVGTPFSLHYQSDRTTGWREPFLITIPLTQASVPAGLKQIELKVSIAGRTFTDSITCPCEPNQHHVLDWDGLDRFGRRTNGTQTARIELGYAYDAVYMQPADMPRAFAMIAEVGVPITASRARNELVYWRTWEQPVSRWTLNGGENEPAGLGGWSLSAHHAYDVNGAILYKGDGSRRNSRSQPSIMTRIAGDVAFSAAANGEGISAEAAWVGEPNGVALGPDGSIYFSDNSSARVRRIAPDGKITTIAGTGGPGYNGDNRPATSARLDSPEGLAIGSDGSVYIADTDNCAIRKVDPSGVITRVVGNGTCGNTVPDGTLATSVSIRSPRNVIVANDGTLYFTHAAHSGGSADVLLKVAPDGVISKVAGTGVAGSGLCNNPIPQDGTPASQANLCTILGLAMTEDGTLYLSDFYRHRVYSIDASGILRVVATVNNPGAIAADLDGVLVSINTNNTGTLPTIRRLTFDGDNKHFAGKVGTTPPSSLCNRNHCGINGPATKALLSRVTGLAVGPDGRVVIADRPNVGSSGFNHGLIARVTWPFPAFSRGSEHSIASEDGSEIYLFDSTGQHISTLDTLLGVPKYQFGYDAAGRLSTITDINEQVTIIQRDASGAPTGIMAPTGQFTTLELGAEGYLWRVTNPANETTTLEYYPSTGLLSALTDPLERRHEFEYEADGRLAKDSDPAGGYKELQRTLTTSGHSVTVTTAMGRARSHAIEVLSTGGTRRVHTGSDGRSSVVDIGQDGATTVTGRDGTVVSTERTSDPRFGMQSPIVSKETTITPLGRTMQVTRSRSTVLGPLGDPLNVASLTDVLTINGNPFTQVFNRTTRTILSTSPVGRQSSVVLTTEGRTQRTQSPGILPIDFTYHPDGRLHTRSQGSRTWTYTYEDNGWLTTAIDPLLNGVSLLHDPVGRVTQLTRTDNEVVGTTYYPGGRVHTVTPPDRPAHTFSYNPADMLEAYLAPPLGSVSGEASWSYDLDQLLTSSARAGEPAVTYVREPSTGRVSQMVLPLGMGTVAFGYSPTTGKLVNLSGPSGVSLAYGYDGALLTSGTWTGDGFGAGSGTVQWIYNNDFRVASESINGGAAVTFGYDNDGLLNQAGGLSLFRHPQNGLYTGSSIGVVSDTVTPDAYGAVATYVAQVSGSTIYQVTYTPDALGRIENMTETIQGQTHAYEYVYDLVGRLTDVYRDSVLTAHYDYDVNGNRSARTSSGGTEVGTYDDQDRLLTYATKTYGMSPAGDRTSVTDAVTGGTTAFTYDAGGKLRHVELPDGTDIDYLVDGEGHRIWKQRNGVNVQGFLYRSDLQPAAELDGAGGVVARFVYGRGRNVPDLMIKGGATYRILTDHRGSPRLVVDTANGVVAQRMDFDEFGRLLIDTNPGFTPFGFAGGLYDRDTGLVRFGARDYDPETGRWTTKDPIGFAGGDTNLYGYVIGDPVNLTDPSGTGPADYVDCLASGHSVLFCILEEIKNARDNGPLADEDENAGAPGSPYRDPPERFPPSRFLKCTNLLVVRAVNCCKIECDFHDDEPKTCPKDPSRKSEEEECFDACLDASGAAF, from the coding sequence ATGGGGGGTGTCCTGTTCAGCGCAACTGCGACCGGCTCCGCGTGCAGCTCGAGCTCACCGGAGGAGGAGCTGCACGGCACCGCGAAGCTCGCGGCGGGCACCGAGGAACCGACCTGCGTGACGATCCAGCGCGGGACCCTCGGCGCGGTGGAGGACGCGACGATCTGGGAGACGTTCCCGACATGGAGCGACTCGACCGTTCTGATCCGTACGGGCACGCTGACCGGCTTCGGCGTGCGGCACGCCGTCCTCCGCTTCGACCTCTCGCCGCTGCCCCCAGCGGCGCAGGTCGCCTCCGCGACGCTGCGCCTCCGGCAGATCTACCGGGACGATACCAGCTCCAGCACCATCAACATCCACCGGATCCTCTCGCCGTGGACCGAGCCGACAGTGACCTGGCAGAGCCTGGCGAACGGTACCGATTTCGACCCGGCGATCGCGGCGTCATTTCAGTCGCTTCCCGGCGCCGGCATGCGTTCGGCCAATCTGACCGCGCTCACTGCGGCGTGGCTCGCGGGAACCACGCCGAATCACGGCGTGTTGCTGGAAGAGGCGCCGGTCCTCACCACCTCCTTCCGGAGCAGCGAAGACCCGAACGCGTCCGAGCGGCCGAGCCTCGAGGTCTGTTACACGACCGCGCCGACTTGCACCGGCACGCTCGACGACGGCGACGCGTGCACGACCGATACCTGTGACCCGGTGCTGGGTATTCTGCATACGCCCATCTCGACCGACGACAGCGACCCGAGCACGATCGACACGTGCGACCCGGCGACGGGCGCCATCTCGCACGTCGCGTGTCCTGCGCTGGATCCGACCGTGGCGACGCGGCTCATCGACGTCGTGGGGTGCATCCACCAGGGGTCGAACGCGCCGCAGACCGGTGTGACGGCGACCTTCGACCCGGTCTCGGTCTCGGTCGTCAAGGGCAAGGTCGCGACGCAGGCGGGTGTCCCGATCCCGGGCGTCAAGGTGAGCGTGCTGCACCATAGCCCGGACGATCCGGAGAGCTACGGGCAGGTCCTCACGCGTGCGGACGGAGCATTCGATCTGGTCGTGCAAGGAGGCCAATCGCTCACGCTGAGCTACGAGAAGCCCGGCTACCTGCCCGTGCAACGACAGGTGAGCGCCCGCTGGCAGCAGTGGTCCGACGCGCCCGACGTGGTGATGATCGAGCGGGATCCCGCGGTGACGCCCGTCGCGCTGGGCGCCCAAGCGGCCCAGATGCAGGTGGCGCGCGGCAGCGTGCAGGCGGATGAGAGCGGGACGCGCCAGGCGACGCTCCTCTTCCCTCCGAACACCACCGGGACGATGACAGTTCCGGATCCGAATGGCCCGCCGGGGGCGACGATGACGGTGCCGCTGCCGAGCGAGGTGCACGTGCGGGCGACGGAGTACACCGTGGGTCCGAACGGGCCGGAGGCGATGCCGGGGACGCTGCCGCCGACGAGCGCATACACCTACGCGGTCGAGCTCGGGCTCGACGAGGCTGTCGCCGCCGGGGCGACCGACGTCCAGTTCAGCCAGCCGATCCCGTTCTACGTCGACAACTTCCTGAGCTTCCCCGTCGGGACGGCGGTGCCGATCGGCTACTATGACGCGCGAAAGGGCGCGTGGGTGCCGTCCGATAACGGGCGCGTCATCGAGATCGTCAGCGTGAGCGGCGGGATCGCGTCCGTCGATGTCGACGGCGACGGCGCCGCTGACAGCGGCGCCGCCCTCACGGAGCTCGGGATCACCTCGCAGGAGCTCGAGCAGCTCGGCGGACTCTACACGCCCGGAGCGAGCCTGTGGCGCTCGCTCGTCAACCACTTCACCCCTTGGGACTGCAACTGGCCCTATGGGCCGGATCCCGACGCACCCCCGGCGCCGCCCCCGCCGCCCCCGCCGCCCCCGCCGCCCCCACCCGACGACCCCTGCAAGGAGCCCGGCTCCATCATCGAGTGCGAGAGCCAGATCCTGGGAGAGAAGCTGCCGGTCGTGGGAACGCCGTTCTCCCTGCATTACCAGAGCGATCGGACGACGGGATGGAGGGAGCCGTTCCTCATCACCATTCCGCTCACCCAAGCGAGCGTCCCCGCCGGGCTCAAGCAAATCGAGCTGAAGGTGTCCATCGCGGGACGCACCTTCACTGACAGCATCACTTGTCCATGCGAGCCGAACCAGCACCATGTGCTCGATTGGGACGGCCTGGATCGGTTCGGCCGCAGGACGAACGGCACCCAGACGGCGAGGATCGAGCTCGGGTATGCCTACGACGCCGTGTACATGCAGCCCGCCGACATGCCGCGGGCGTTCGCGATGATTGCAGAAGTCGGCGTACCTATCACGGCCTCCAGAGCACGCAATGAGCTTGTCTATTGGCGCACATGGGAGCAGCCCGTCAGCCGGTGGACCCTCAACGGGGGAGAGAACGAGCCCGCTGGGCTCGGAGGCTGGAGCCTCAGCGCGCACCATGCGTACGATGTCAATGGAGCGATCCTCTACAAAGGTGATGGCTCCCGGCGCAACAGCAGGTCGCAGCCCTCCATCATGACGCGAATCGCCGGCGACGTGGCATTCAGCGCTGCTGCCAACGGCGAGGGCATCAGCGCCGAGGCAGCCTGGGTCGGAGAGCCGAATGGGGTCGCCCTCGGGCCCGATGGCAGCATCTATTTCTCAGACAACTCCAGCGCTCGCGTCCGGAGGATCGCGCCAGATGGGAAGATCACGACCATCGCCGGCACCGGCGGCCCTGGATACAACGGCGACAATCGGCCGGCCACCAGCGCGAGGCTGGATTCGCCGGAAGGCCTCGCGATCGGATCCGATGGGAGCGTCTACATCGCCGACACCGACAACTGCGCAATCCGAAAGGTCGATCCCTCCGGGGTGATCACGCGCGTGGTCGGCAATGGAACCTGTGGCAATACGGTGCCCGATGGAACTCTCGCTACGTCCGTAAGTATTCGCAGTCCGAGGAACGTCATCGTCGCGAATGATGGAACCCTGTATTTCACGCATGCGGCGCACTCGGGCGGGTCGGCTGACGTCCTGCTGAAGGTTGCGCCCGACGGCGTCATCAGCAAGGTGGCAGGTACGGGGGTGGCAGGCTCAGGATTGTGTAACAACCCTATTCCGCAGGACGGAACGCCCGCGTCTCAGGCCAACCTGTGTACGATCCTCGGGCTCGCAATGACAGAAGATGGGACGCTGTACCTGTCCGATTTCTACCGCCATCGCGTCTATTCGATCGATGCTAGCGGTATTCTGCGCGTGGTGGCGACAGTGAACAATCCGGGCGCGATCGCCGCAGATCTTGACGGTGTTCTTGTCAGCATCAACACCAATAATACTGGTACGCTACCCACCATCCGCCGACTGACATTCGACGGAGATAACAAGCATTTCGCAGGCAAGGTCGGGACCACGCCTCCCAGCTCGCTCTGCAACAGAAACCATTGCGGGATCAATGGTCCGGCAACCAAGGCCCTGCTCTCGCGGGTGACCGGGCTTGCTGTCGGGCCGGATGGACGTGTGGTCATCGCTGATCGCCCTAACGTTGGCTCCTCTGGCTTCAATCATGGGCTCATCGCCCGCGTCACATGGCCATTCCCTGCGTTCAGCCGTGGCTCTGAACATTCCATCGCCAGCGAGGACGGCTCCGAGATCTACCTCTTCGACAGCACCGGGCAGCACATCAGTACACTCGATACCCTCCTCGGAGTCCCAAAGTATCAATTCGGGTACGACGCGGCGGGAAGGCTGTCGACGATCACTGACATCAACGAGCAAGTCACCATCATTCAGCGCGATGCGAGCGGCGCGCCAACAGGCATCATGGCGCCCACCGGGCAGTTCACGACGCTCGAGTTGGGCGCCGAGGGGTACCTCTGGAGAGTGACCAACCCAGCGAATGAGACGACCACGCTCGAGTACTATCCGAGCACCGGCCTCCTCAGCGCCTTGACCGACCCGCTCGAGCGCCGTCATGAGTTCGAATACGAAGCAGACGGCCGCCTTGCCAAAGATTCCGACCCGGCGGGCGGCTACAAGGAGCTCCAGCGGACGCTCACGACATCAGGCCACAGCGTCACGGTCACCACGGCGATGGGCCGAGCTCGATCGCATGCGATCGAGGTGCTGTCGACGGGTGGTACGAGGCGCGTCCACACCGGATCGGACGGTCGTTCGAGCGTCGTTGACATCGGTCAGGATGGTGCCACAACCGTAACGGGGCGCGACGGCACCGTGGTTTCCACCGAGAGGACCAGCGATCCACGTTTCGGCATGCAGTCGCCGATTGTCAGCAAGGAAACCACGATCACCCCTCTGGGGCGAACGATGCAGGTCACCCGATCACGCTCGACGGTGCTCGGGCCGCTGGGAGACCCCTTGAACGTCGCCTCGCTGACCGATGTTCTGACCATCAATGGAAACCCGTTCACTCAGGTGTTCAACAGGACGACGAGAACGATCCTGTCCACATCGCCGGTCGGGCGTCAGTCATCCGTTGTACTGACGACCGAAGGACGAACACAGCGCACCCAGTCGCCCGGAATCCTGCCGATCGACTTCACGTACCATCCAGACGGTCGGCTGCACACTCGGTCCCAAGGCTCCAGGACCTGGACATATACCTATGAAGACAACGGCTGGCTCACGACGGCGATCGATCCACTGCTCAACGGTGTCTCGCTCCTTCACGACCCGGTCGGCCGGGTCACGCAGCTGACGAGGACGGACAACGAGGTGGTCGGGACCACTTACTACCCCGGTGGGCGCGTGCATACGGTGACGCCTCCAGATCGTCCGGCACATACGTTCAGCTACAATCCAGCCGACATGCTGGAGGCCTACCTGGCGCCGCCGCTCGGATCTGTGTCCGGGGAGGCCTCCTGGTCCTACGATCTCGACCAGCTACTCACGAGCTCGGCCCGCGCCGGCGAGCCGGCCGTGACGTACGTCCGGGAGCCATCGACAGGCCGTGTCAGCCAGATGGTCTTGCCCCTGGGGATGGGCACGGTGGCCTTCGGCTACAGCCCGACGACGGGGAAGCTCGTGAATCTGAGCGGCCCCTCGGGGGTATCGCTCGCCTACGGCTACGACGGCGCGCTGCTGACGAGCGGGACGTGGACAGGCGATGGATTCGGCGCCGGCTCGGGCACGGTGCAGTGGATCTACAACAATGACTTCCGCGTCGCCAGCGAGAGCATCAACGGCGGCGCGGCGGTCACCTTCGGGTACGACAACGACGGTCTCCTCAATCAGGCGGGCGGCCTCTCGCTGTTCAGGCATCCGCAGAACGGGCTGTACACTGGCAGCAGCATCGGCGTCGTGAGCGACACGGTAACCCCGGACGCCTATGGCGCCGTGGCGACGTATGTCGCGCAGGTGAGCGGCTCGACGATATACCAGGTGACGTATACGCCAGATGCCCTGGGACGCATCGAGAACATGACGGAGACGATACAAGGGCAAACGCACGCTTACGAGTATGTTTACGACCTCGTCGGCAGGCTTACTGACGTGTATCGTGACAGCGTGCTCACGGCACACTACGACTACGATGTGAACGGGAACCGCTCGGCGCGGACCTCGTCGGGCGGGACGGAGGTAGGCACGTATGACGACCAGGACCGGCTCCTGACCTACGCAACCAAGACGTACGGGATGAGCCCGGCGGGCGACCGGACGAGCGTGACCGACGCGGTGACGGGAGGGACAACGGCCTTCACCTACGACGCCGGCGGCAAGCTGCGGCACGTCGAGCTGCCGGATGGCACCGACATCGATTACCTTGTCGATGGCGAGGGGCACCGCATCTGGAAGCAGCGGAACGGGGTCAACGTCCAGGGATTCCTGTACCGGAGCGACCTGCAGCCGGCGGCAGAGCTCGACGGCGCGGGTGGCGTGGTGGCTCGATTCGTCTACGGGCGAGGGCGGAACGTGCCGGATCTGATGATCAAGGGCGGCGCGACCTACCGCATCCTCACCGACCATCGCGGCAGCCCGCGGCTCGTGGTAGACACCGCGAACGGCGTGGTGGCTCAGCGGATGGATTTCGATGAGTTCGGTCGCCTGCTCATCGACACCAACCCCGGCTTCACGCCGTTCGGGTTCGCGGGCGGGCTCTATGATCGCGACACGGGGCTCGTCCGTTTCGGAGCGCGGGATTACGATCCGGAGACCGGCAGATGGACCACGAAGGACCCGATCGGCTTCGCTGGCGGGGACACCAACCTTTATGGGTATGTCATCGGCGACCCTGTCAACCTGACTGACCCGTCGGGTACGGGCCCGGCCGACTACGTCGATTGCCTGGCTAGTGGCCATTCGGTACTCTTCTGCATCCTAGAGGAGATAAAGAATGCACGCGATAACGGGCCGTTGGCGGATGAAGACGAGAACGCCGGAGCTCCCGGGAGCCCCTACCGGGATCCCCCCGAGCGGTTCCCTCCCTCTCGTTTCCTCAAATGCACCAACTTGCTGGTCGTCCGTGCGGTCAACTGCTGCAAGATCGAATGCGACTTCCATGACGATGAACCGAAAACATGCCCGAAGGACCCATCGCGCAAGAGCGAGGAGGAGGAATGCTTCGACGCATGCCTGGATGCATCAGGGGCGGCATTCTGA
- the gcvPA gene encoding aminomethyl-transferring glycine dehydrogenase subunit GcvPA, whose amino-acid sequence MRYLPHTPEEISEMLQAVGLSSLEELYSAIPKEARLTRPLSMEPSLDEASLMRHLEELAQKNRAGRMLSFLGAGAYEHHFPPAADQLLLRSEFYTAYTPYQPEVSQGTLQVIFEFQTIVSEILGLPIANASMYDGASALAEAVLMARRLTGRERTVLSGGVHPDYVGTVETYVHGIGTGKASLVGVDVGRDGTADAEALTRAIDETTACVVVGYPNFFGVVGDIRKVAEVCHQKGALLITVTLDPYALALLESPGALGADIAVAEGQPLGLPPQYGGPNVGLFACRNDRKYLQQVPGRLVGETVDKHGTRGYVLTLATREQHIRRERATSNICTNSGLCATAVTMRMCMLGKRGFVEAAKQCLAKAEHLKREIARIDGYALPMSAPTFHEFVVKVRGGDAGRLTRALAEQGIIAGLDLGRIDARRRDELLVAVTERHSRADLDRLVAGLAGFTG is encoded by the coding sequence ATGCGCTACCTGCCCCACACGCCCGAGGAAATCAGCGAGATGCTGCAGGCCGTCGGCCTGTCGTCGCTCGAGGAGCTCTACAGCGCGATCCCGAAGGAGGCGCGCCTCACGCGTCCGCTCTCGATGGAGCCTTCGCTCGACGAGGCCTCGCTCATGCGGCACCTCGAGGAGCTCGCCCAGAAGAACCGCGCCGGCCGCATGCTCTCGTTCCTGGGGGCCGGCGCCTACGAGCACCATTTCCCGCCGGCCGCCGATCAGCTGCTGCTCCGCAGCGAGTTCTACACCGCCTACACGCCGTATCAGCCCGAGGTCTCCCAGGGCACGCTCCAGGTGATCTTCGAGTTCCAGACGATCGTGAGCGAGATCCTCGGGCTGCCGATCGCCAACGCGTCGATGTACGACGGCGCGAGCGCGCTCGCGGAGGCCGTGCTGATGGCCCGCCGGCTGACGGGGCGCGAGCGCACGGTGCTGTCCGGGGGCGTGCACCCCGACTATGTCGGCACGGTCGAGACGTACGTGCACGGCATCGGGACCGGCAAGGCGTCGCTGGTCGGGGTCGACGTCGGCCGCGACGGCACGGCGGACGCCGAGGCGCTGACGCGGGCGATCGACGAGACGACCGCCTGCGTGGTGGTCGGCTATCCGAATTTCTTCGGCGTCGTTGGCGACATCCGGAAGGTGGCCGAGGTGTGCCACCAGAAGGGCGCGCTGCTGATCACGGTCACCCTGGACCCGTACGCGCTCGCGCTGCTCGAGTCGCCTGGCGCGCTCGGCGCCGACATCGCGGTGGCGGAGGGCCAGCCGCTCGGGCTGCCGCCGCAGTACGGCGGCCCCAACGTCGGGCTGTTCGCGTGCCGGAACGACCGCAAGTACCTCCAGCAGGTGCCCGGCCGGCTTGTCGGCGAGACGGTCGACAAGCACGGGACCCGCGGGTACGTGCTGACGCTCGCGACGCGCGAGCAGCACATCCGCCGCGAGCGGGCGACGAGCAACATCTGCACGAACAGCGGCCTCTGCGCGACGGCGGTCACGATGCGGATGTGCATGCTCGGCAAGCGCGGCTTCGTGGAGGCGGCGAAGCAGTGCCTCGCGAAGGCCGAGCACCTGAAGCGGGAGATCGCGCGGATCGACGGGTACGCGCTGCCGATGTCGGCGCCGACGTTCCACGAGTTCGTCGTGAAGGTCCGCGGCGGGGACGCGGGGAGGCTCACGCGGGCGCTGGCCGAGCAGGGGATCATCGCGGGGCTCGATCTCGGGCGGATCGACGCGCGGCGGCGGGATGAGCTGCTGGTCGCCGTGACCGAGCGGCACAGCCGGGCGGATCTCGATCGGCTCGTGGCGGGGCTCGCGGGGTTCACGGGCTGA
- the gcvH gene encoding glycine cleavage system protein GcvH: protein MASDNVRTDRRYTKDHEWAKQENDHIVIGITAFAVEQLGDITLVNLDVKPGDTITAGTAFGTIESVKTLSDLFAPVSGKVQRVNGDLENRPELVNDDCYGKAWMIEVVPSDEGELGTLMDPDAYSELLKTAAH, encoded by the coding sequence ATGGCGAGCGACAATGTCCGAACGGACCGGCGGTACACGAAGGACCATGAGTGGGCCAAGCAGGAGAACGATCACATCGTGATCGGGATCACCGCCTTCGCGGTCGAGCAGCTCGGCGACATCACGCTGGTCAACCTCGACGTGAAGCCGGGCGACACGATCACCGCGGGCACGGCGTTCGGCACGATCGAGAGCGTCAAGACGCTGAGCGATCTGTTCGCGCCGGTGAGCGGCAAGGTCCAGCGCGTCAACGGGGATCTCGAGAACCGCCCCGAGCTGGTCAACGACGACTGCTACGGCAAGGCGTGGATGATCGAGGTCGTGCCCTCGGACGAGGGCGAGCTCGGCACGCTCATGGATCCCGACGCGTACAGCGAGCTCCTGAAGACCGCGGCGCACTGA
- the gcvT gene encoding glycine cleavage system aminomethyltransferase GcvT: MSTKPLPTAPLRRTPLYDEHIKLGGRMVPFAGWEMPVQYKGVTEEHKAVRSAAGLFDVSHMGEIILSGEHSGQVVDYLVTNDVKKLEDGHALYTCACNEAGTILDDLIVYRIDARQWLIVCNASNRDKIAAHIRGAAQGHCSFEDASDRTAMMALQGPKALDIVALAGGDGPALRELAPFHFRDATLANVRCTVARTGYTGEDGIEIFCSPSDAQRLWRALVELGGPLGLEATGLGARDTLRLEARLSLYGNDIDETTNPIEAGLGWVVKLDKGDFVGRAALQRIKDEGPARKLVGFEMTGRGIARHGYPLLDVSGAKVGVCTSGSPGPTVGKNIGLGYLPAPMAAIGTAFQVDCRGRSVEAVVVKTPFYKRA; this comes from the coding sequence GTGTCGACCAAGCCGCTCCCCACCGCTCCGCTCCGAAGGACGCCGCTCTACGACGAGCACATCAAGCTCGGCGGCCGCATGGTCCCGTTCGCCGGCTGGGAGATGCCGGTCCAGTACAAAGGCGTCACCGAAGAGCACAAGGCGGTGCGCTCCGCCGCCGGGCTGTTCGACGTCTCGCACATGGGCGAGATCATCCTGAGCGGCGAGCACTCCGGACAGGTGGTCGACTACCTCGTCACGAACGACGTGAAGAAGCTGGAGGACGGACACGCGCTCTACACGTGCGCGTGCAACGAGGCCGGAACGATCCTCGACGACCTCATCGTGTACCGGATCGACGCGCGGCAGTGGCTCATCGTCTGCAACGCGTCGAACCGCGACAAGATCGCCGCCCACATCCGGGGCGCGGCGCAGGGCCACTGCAGCTTCGAGGACGCGTCGGATCGCACGGCGATGATGGCGCTCCAGGGGCCGAAGGCGCTCGACATCGTCGCGCTCGCGGGGGGCGACGGGCCTGCGCTGCGCGAGCTCGCGCCGTTCCACTTCCGCGACGCGACGCTCGCCAACGTGCGCTGCACGGTGGCCCGCACCGGCTACACCGGCGAGGACGGCATCGAGATCTTCTGCTCGCCGTCCGACGCGCAGCGGCTCTGGCGCGCGCTCGTCGAGCTCGGCGGTCCGCTCGGCCTCGAGGCGACGGGCCTCGGCGCGCGCGACACGCTCCGCCTGGAGGCGCGCCTGTCGCTGTACGGCAACGACATCGACGAGACGACGAACCCCATCGAGGCGGGCCTCGGCTGGGTGGTGAAGCTCGACAAGGGCGATTTCGTGGGCCGCGCCGCGCTCCAGCGCATCAAGGACGAGGGCCCCGCGCGCAAGCTGGTCGGCTTCGAGATGACGGGCCGCGGCATCGCGCGCCACGGCTACCCGCTGCTCGACGTGAGCGGCGCGAAGGTCGGCGTCTGCACGAGCGGCAGCCCGGGGCCGACCGTCGGCAAGAACATCGGGCTCGGCTACCTGCCGGCGCCGATGGCGGCGATCGGGACCGCCTTCCAGGTGGACTGCCGCGGGCGCTCGGTCGAGGCGGTCGTGGTCAAGACCCCGTTCTACAAGCGGGCCTGA